Genomic window (Lynx canadensis isolate LIC74 chromosome A1, mLynCan4.pri.v2, whole genome shotgun sequence):
ACCTGTGAAGCCACAGCGGTGCTCACGCTGGCTGAGGAAGAGCCACCGCGTAGCAGGACCGCCCCTGTGACCCTTAACCCTCGTTCACGCGGCGGCGATGTTCGAGGCACACTGCGGGTGAGGGTTCAACTGCGCCCACACACCCTTTTCTGCACTGAACTTCGTGGAGCCCTAACTGCAGCCACTCTAAGTTGGTTCCGTGTCTCTTTTATAGCTTCCTTTGTATGATTTTGTTGGTAGAAGAATAAATTGTATAAACCCGAGCATGTTCAAGAGTCCTGTGCCTCATTCGGCAAGAAGACTTGACAGTTGGAGGGGTGTCCGGACCCTCTGTCCGTGGACGTTTGTGGTCTGATCGGCCAGGGCAGACGCCGGTGGCTCAGGAGCTGTCACCGGAATTGGGCACGAGAAGTAAACAAAGCCACAAATCCGCAGGGAGGTGTCTGACCCCCGTCTTTAGTCATGCTGCGTCATAACGTCGTATTGCCGTTGGCTGAAATTGTAATTCTCAGAAGGGTGGGGTCGGCAGAGAAAACCCGTAATTAGACGGAACCCCGTGTTCCGAAGGCCTACAGTCGGACCCCcgacggaccgagccacccaggtgcccctcaagggaGTGAAACTCCAGCGGGCACGGCGTGGATGAGCTTTGGAAGCACAGAGAAGCCAGTCAGAGGTCAAGTGTCGTTTGGTAACATTTAATGCGAACAGGCCAGGATGGGCCAAGCCAGAGACCGGAAGTGCGGGGTGGTGACAGTTCCCGGGGCAGGCGGGCAGTGAGAACCGGTGACCGACCAGGGCACAGGGtttctcgggggtggggggggggtgataaaaGTGTTCTAAAGGGGGTTGTGAAGTTTGCACCATCTGAACGACTAAAACGAGGCTGTGCTGTGTGAGCTGTCGGTTCCTGGTGCCTCCCGTGGGCCTGACACGTGGTGGACACACAGCACTGCTGGGGAGCAGAGGCCTGGCATTTGGGGCAGGGGACCGAGATGCCACAGGCACAGAGGTGGCCGggtgaggggcaggcagagacGTGGGGGGAAGGCTTAGCAGAGCCCAGGGGTCCTGACTCAGCCACGGGGCCACAGGCACTCGTGGGTCAGGTCATGTAGCTGAGAAGCCTGTGTCACACCTTATCAGAGACATTTAGTGAGTCCTGTCTCTGCCAAGAGGgatcccagccccccccccccccgccccaggtccGAGGGGCAGTTGTGTCCTGACGTCGTCGCGGGGGCCTTCTGCACAGCCGTGAGCGTCAGCCTTCCGTCCGTGCCTCAGAGGCAGCGACAGCCGGGCCcggcaggggtgtgggggaggcTGTACCTCTGGTGTGGATGGGGGGCGGGCGCTGGCGTGCCAAGGGCAGGAAGTGGGGGCCCCCGCCGGAAATAGAGGGGAGGCCAGGAAGGGGGCTAGAGGGCTGCCTGTGGCCAGGGAAGCCTAGACTCAGGCCTCAGGGTGACGGGGCCTCCGGGCATCAGGAGGAAGGCCCGGGAGATCTTGGAGCTCCGGGTGGTCTGGGCTCCAGGGCGTGTGACCAAATGCTCTGGGCTGCCCTCCGAGCTCCCACCCCGCCTTCCACCTGTGTTTCCAAGCTGGCGGGAGGGCAAGGACGTGAGGATGGGCGGGTTGGGGGACACGGCCGTGGAACGGCAAGACAACAGGGCACCCAGCGGGGTGTGAAAGGTGAATTCGGGTAAATAAGACCAGAGATTGCCCAGAACAGCTGGTGTTTGACGACAGCACTGCCAGCACACGGCCCCCTCTGCAGGTGCAGACGACCCTGGACCCTTcctcagaccccccccccccacctgggcTCTGCAGGTGACCCCGGGCCCCCCTGCGGGACTCAGAGGGCAGGAGGGACCATCTGCACAGCCTTGTCTGCAGTGTCTCCATCAAAGGAAAAATACGTGACCACAGCaggagaaagaagtaaagaaagccGCGCAACACTCAAAATAacccccaggggagggggagggggggaggaactGACTTCACCCAAAAGAGACACGTAAACATAGCGCCGTGGCCGTTCGAAGGCGAGGCAGTTGACGAGCCCTCGTCTGGACCGGCAGCCCAGGTCAGGGGTCGGAAAGGTCGCTGTGGTCACTTGCCTAAGGCAGGGGCCCcacgggggtgggtgggaggtaaGGCAGGGGTGGAGACCAGGGCCTGAAACCCCGTCCATAACTGAAGTTTTCATTGGTGGAGACCACGAGGTCACCGCTCCCACAGTCACTCGGGACTCGGGATTCATGCTCTGTTGATATGGGGGTCTCTCCTTccccgggtgggggggggccctCCAGGACTCCCTTGCCCCGTGTCCCCAGGCGGGCAGGCGCCCCCTCCCTGCAGGGCTGGACTGGGCTGGGCTGCACCGTCCCTTCCGCCCCCACCAGGGGCTCTCCCCCACGTCTGGTGCCGCTGGGGCCCCTTTCCCGGTTGTGGTCCTCGCTGGCCACCCACCCCTTGGCTCCGGCCGCCAGGCCCGGGGGTCCAGCCCCCGCTGGTGCCTCTCCCGGGGCAGCTGGGTGCATCATCGCTGAccgctgggggaggggctgcaacTTGGCAGTGGGACTGGTCTGCATCCGAGCGGCCTGTCCCCAGGGTTCTCGAGTGCCCCAGGGGTCCCCACGGAGCACGGCCCCCAGCTCACAGCATCTGTGGAGGCATCTCGCTGAaccttctgcttttctctgctCCTCGTGGGCGGCAGGAAGCACACTCACCACCAGCTCAGAGGCCGGAAGGTGGCTGTGGCTCTAGTGGCctgcgcccccgcccctgcctgccAGAGGTCATCTGTCTGCCCAGGGGCGCCGCGTGGGTCTCCATGCCGGGAGGCGCCCCACTGTGGGAGTCCCCCGCTGTGCCCGCCGCTGTGTTGTCCGCTTGAGGATGTCTGTCCCATGGGCACGTGCACCCTGGGTGCATCCCAGGAGGGGGCTGCTCTGCCACAGGGCCAGTGCGTACCCGCGGCACCCAAGGATGGAGGCGGGACCCACCGACCCGTCACCATTTGGGGAAAGACGTGGCCCACGCTCGTGGGGCCACCGTCGTCACAAGTCTAGTGGCTCTTTGTAGGGGCCGTGTCTGGGCCTCCTGCCCTGGTCCGCCGCTCGCTTTGGCTGGCCTGGCTCACCGAGCTAATCACCGCGGCCACTCTGTGTCCTGATGGTCAAGCAGGTCACCTGGCTTTTCACGTTCTCGGCCCTTTGCTTCTCCACACACTACAGCATCCGGTGTCGAACCACCGCAGAGAGCCGGCTGAGGTTTCACCCGGGACCAAACCACTGCTCCGAGCTGGCAAACCCGGGCACGCGCCACACCCCTCCGTTTGGATCTTTCTGGACGACTTCCGATAAAGTTCACAGTTTCTGTGTTGAGATCCTATACCGAGGCTGGGAGGCCCCAGGGAGGTCCGTGGGGGCAAACCTGGCCGAGGCCTGAATCCTGAGCCCGGAGCTCTGACGTCAGAGAAGACGGATGTCCCCGCCCGAGGACAGAGACAGGATTGGACTCGGCAGAGACAACTTCCACCCCGGCCTGACGGGTCCGCTGGTCGCCGCACACACTGGGAGGTGCTGAGTCAGACGCCAGCGCCTCCAGAGACGCCTGCATGGACCCACCTGGAAGTAATGCTTCGCCAGCTCCCTCGCGCCCTCAGCCCCATCAGGTGGCACAGTTAACCATCATACCGTCTGGAAAAAATCAATTTCTAACCAGGGGCTGTGCTGTGGAAATAAAATTGCTCTTTGACGTCGACTTGTATCTAGAGGCTTTGCTAATCTTACTCTCAGGCATCTGAAGACGCTTCTGGGTTTTACTCGGTGCCACCTGTGGGGAATCCTAGCGGGTGTGCTGTTCGGACGTACCTTTGCTTCTGTTCTTTGCCCTGCTGCTCCGAGGCACTGGGCACACACATTCCCTGTCTCGGATGTGGGCTGGGCTGTTTTCCTGTTCGTTTGCAGACACTCTAACTAGATCGGGGGCTCCCCGGTTCCTGGCTTGCTGGCCATCGGCTCTGCGTTGTGCGGGGACATCGCCTCAAGAGGCCTCCCTGCCTGGACCCCCTCTCCCCCGTTCTGGGGGCTGTCCGGTCCGCTGGGCTCAGACCCCTCCCGGACGCACGCAGCAGGGTGCTTggtggggaagggtgggtgaGGCCCCCAGTGCCCACCTGCGTTCCGGACCATCAGAAAGTGCCCGGACCTTCCGCTTTCGCTGGACCTCTGGGCCCACCGTCCCGCTGGCCTCCTCCTGACACTCCCCATGGCAGGTCACGCCCACGCCACAGGGGGCTTGCGGGCTGCCCTCCAGTGTCCGCTGGGCTTCTCTGGTGTGTTGGTGACGTGCCCGGCACCGAGGATGAGGCGTGGGCCCTCCGGGAGCCCGTGGAGAAGTGTATGAGGTCCCGGGCAGCAGCTGTGGGTGAGGCGAGCAGGCTGGCACAGACACACAGGTCTCCCCGAGTAGAGACAAATGTGTAAGTTTTaggcagaaaagaggaaacaaagcagGGAAATGGTCccctggtggggtggggcggggtgggggctcccccaggggcaggggtggctTGGGGGTctcccgggggcgggggtgggacgTGGGCCCCAGGGAAGGCGCCGGATCCTCCGAAATCCCCGCAGACTTTACAACAGCCACGACCCAGGAGGACGTCCTGAAGAGCAGACAGGGGCAGATGTTATCCCGACCCCTCCAAACAGATCCCTGTGTACAGAGAGCCACCGTCTCCACTTGAACCCCGGTCCTCACAGCCCCAGACGTGGTACCAAGTGTCCCGTTATCACGAGCCAAGCTGGGGACGTGGGTTTTCGGGTTGCTTACGCGTTTGAACTTTAGAGCAGAAACACGGGCAGGAAACCCCGCAGAGACAGAGTCGCGTGTGCCTGCACGTGCGTCAGGCCTCCCTCTACCCGTGCACGCGGCGGACGCGCCCCGGTCCGCCGGCTCCGCACACCTGTAGCCTGGCGCTGCCTGGGGCGGCGGTCTGCCCGGATCTACCGGAAGATCTCGATTGCAAACAGGGCCCGACGCGTTGCAGATGCACACGCTTTCATTGTGCCTGAGGGGGGACGTCACGCGTCGACCACTAACGCTTCATCCTCAACAGCGGTGCCACGAAGGCCAGTGAAAGCCACCCACACAGACACGCAAGCTGCCGGGGAGTCGGCGCGCCTCTCCAGAACAAAGGAGCAGTAACTTCCTGCCTCGGTGGGAGCGCTGGGGCGGGGTGAGACTTCCTGCTGGCCCACAGCCCTTGTCCTGACGCCCAGAGGGAATGGGGATCATGCCTTCCCAGAGGGGGACGTGGCGGAGGCCGGGTCTGCCGCCACGCCGCTTCGGGTCTGCGTCCACCAAGCACGAGGGGCTGGCCTGCCGTCCACGTCTGTGTCCGCGGAGATGCCGGAGGCCCCTCCTGCAGCCCCCCGGCCCTGCCTGGCCTCCccgccccgctccccgccccgccgccgcgtTTCCTGACGACGCCCCGTCCTGCGCGGCCACCCCCCTGCAGCTGCCCCCTTTGGACTTCCTCGTGAACAGATTACAGGAAGGGCCACGTAACAGGGAGCCCACACCGGACGTGTGGCGTCCGAGCGGAGCCCCTCCGGCACCACGGGGGCCTCGTCTGGAATCACAAACAAGAGCAGATACCGGCTGTGTGTCTACGGGGCACGCGGAGTAGCTTCAAAGCTGAGACGCCAGTGGCGTCCCACGTGTTCGTGCGGACACGGCCTCTGTGGGCAGCACGGCGCGGGGAGGCGGGGGCCAAGGAGGCCCTCCCCACCAGGTCCATCGGAGCCACCTCCGCGGAGCCCACGCCGGGGCCGGTGCGCGGTTGGCACTAggatgggtggtggtggtggtggtggtggtggtgctcgtggtggtggtggtgctcgTGGCGCTGGACCGCGGGCACCGCACAGCCCTCCCCCACCAGCGGGGGCGGCGGGCCCCGCACCCCCTCGTGCTCCGGCACCGCCTTGGGGGGCGAgtggccctccctgcccctctgccggTAGCGCTTGTGGCCGTAGGGCTGCGGCGGGGGCTGGCcgtcctggggggcgggggccggggccgccGGCAGGTGGGAGCCGAAGGCTCTCCCGGGCTTGCCTCCGCCGGGCGCCCCAGGTGGCCTCCCTGAGCCCTTGGGGGACCTCAGAGGCTGCTTGTCCTGCCCCTTCAGGCGGGGCTGCGCGTCCAGGGCCCTGGCGGGGTCTGCAGCCGGCGGGGGCTGGTCGGCCAGCGGCTGAGACCTGCGGTGGTGCGCATCGTGTGCGTCCGCCTCCTGCGAGTGGGACCTGCTCTGGGGGTGCACGGCCTTGCCCTGATGCTCCTGCTTGGCTGGTGCCGGCGGGGACCCTGCGGACACGGGGCACCCCTGAGACCCACCCCTGGCACCCTGCGCAGGCCTGGGACGCGGGACACCCTGCGAGACCTCTGCGGGGCCCGGGACATTTCACGCCGGGGCAGGCACACCCCACACACCTGACTGGGACGCCCACGTTTGGATGCGGGACTGTCGTGAGCTTTGTCGCAGGGACCCGGGGACGCTTGCGGGGAGGGGGCTCCTGTCCCCGGGGCGTCCACACACGGGACTTCAGACCCCGAGCGCTGGTCTCCGGTACCTACCAGGTCCGAACTTAGACGTGTAGTTCTCGATTCCGGCCAGGTCCAGGTAGTGGTTCCTCCGCTCCGTGTTCTCGTCCACGCGGCACGGGCCCCGTgcacagcaggggtgggggtcgGCGCCCGGCCTCCTGCGTGCACCGTGGGGATGAGGGCCTGAGTGCTCGCCGCCTCACGGGCCACAGCAGGCCCTGGGGGGACTGGGGGACGCCTGGGCCGGGTGGTCTCCGGATCCCGGGCAGGGGGCCTCTGTCCGGCACCCACTGCCCCAGAGGGGAACGGGAGAAAGGCCCTCGAGGACGGCCAGGTCCCCAGCCAGCCCCGGGGACCCCAACAAGACCCCAGCAGCACCACTGGGAACCCCATTCGGAACTTACGGGGGCTCCAGTGTCCTCCCGGCTAGAGCCTGCAGCCGGGATCGGGCCACCGCCGTGCGGCCTCCGCACAGCCCGGCCGCCAAGACACCACGTGGGACCGCCGGGCGCCAGAGCAGGTCAGAGGCAGGGTCCGAGGCCAGCCCACCACTGCCCTTCAAACCTCACCCAGCACTCAGACGCCGAACGCGCTCAGCTCCAGCAGAGCGCCAGCCGCCAGAGGGGCCCCCAGACGGTGCCCTCACCCTGACAGCCGGCAGTGCCCGGGCTCCTCGGCCGGCATCCCACCCTCCGCACCCAGATGCCTGACTCGGTGGCTCTGTCCGGAGGGGACAGCCTGGAGGCCTGCAGGCGGCAGGGGTGAGTAAGCTGTTCCCACTGAGGACACCCCAGAGGCAGAGCCCCCCCACTCACCTGACACGTGCCGACCCCCGGGGGTCCTCGCTGAGCTCGCCCTCCGCCCTGCAGTGAGTGGGCTCCCggtctgcggggggggggggggggcaaccctTCACTCGCTTAGTCGTTGACTCGCTCAGTCACCCACCCACTCACTCGTTCACTGAACAGACAGCTTGCCCTTGGCGGGGATGGGGCACTGATGGCGCACAGAGGTGACGGGGCCAGAGGCTCAGGAAGTGAGCGGTCCGCGCCGTGGGGACGGGGTGTGCAGGACAGGCTGCTagagggagggggtggctgcCATCTAAAGCAGGGTCTCCGGGGTGTCTGAGCAGGGGAGCCCCTCACCTTGGCCTGGGGGAGGACTCTCCCTTCTCTTGCTGGAGGACTCGGGGCCGACGGTCAGTTGCACACGGAGGGTCCTGCTGCTGCCAGAGGAGTGGCTGACGGAGGCGCCGACGGCCTCACAGATGGTGTGCATCAGGCTGGACACGTCCTGAGGACGGCCATCAAGTCACCGGCACGGGCAGATGGGCGGGCGGCCCTCTGCTGCCTCCAGGCCGTCTGCCTGATTCACACGGCCTCCCACACAGTCCCAGGGACGCCCACAGAGCTTGTCTCAGCGGCCTTTTTGTGCCCCCGGATTTAGCCCAGCCCGTGCACCGGGCAGCCTGGGACAGCCCTGCTGTCATTGGGACCGCATCTCTGGGACACTGTCCATCTGAAACTGACTCTATGTTCAAAAGACTTAGGAATCAGATAAACTGTCAAAATTTTGCTCGTTAGGCCAAACACGTCCTGCACGCACAGGCCGGCAGAGGGGAGCCCCTGGGACTCTCGGCTGCCCCCCAGCCCTGACCCTCCTCACCGGCCGCCTGGGAAAGGTCCgggcccccccccctccctcccttcctgcaggGCAGGGCTCTGAGAGggcaggcggggagggggcaaCCTCTGTGTGTCTGCTGTCCCAGCCTTCCCCGGGGGCCGCCTGGCACCTCACCTCCCTGGTGGCTATGCCATTGTTGTCGAAACCATAGAACGTGAACGTCCACTCCTGATGGTTGTCCTCCTTCACCGAGACGTCGCACTGGAGCGCCTGCAGGGCACACGGGACagaaggaggcaggcagggtcGTCCTCACCCCAGACAGGggggcctgggccctgggccctgcctgccctccaacaccagcccctcccccactccaggcGGGCAGGCACAAACCATAAGTCGGGACCTCCTGGGATGGGGGGGGCACCTAAAGGGGGGGGGAGCACCATCCCGGCCCAGGACCTCCCGAGGGGGGGGAAGCACTATCTGGTCCCAGGACCTCCCGACGGGGGAGCAGCATCTTGGCCCAGGACCTcctggcaggcagggaggagcaAAGACCTACATCGGTGTTCAGGTGCCTCTTGCCCAGCCCTCGTGGGCCCTCGCGGCTTGCTGCTTTCTCTCCATCAAGCACGCCAAAGAGCTGTCCTGCGCTGCCTCGGCCCTCGGCTTTCTCAGGGGTGACTGccactggagggaggggaaggctgGGAAGGGTCCTTTCCGGGTGGGGCAGAGGGATACGGCAGGTGTGGCCGGGGGGCCCTGGAGTCCTTGCCAGCCTCTGGGCCCCTCCATCGGGGTCCGAGCTGAGAGCCCACCCCCCAAGGAGGCACCAGGGACCTGTGAGGAGGGCGGGGCGGCCCTCACCAGGGTTAACCAGGCGcaccctcctgcctctgccccccgcACCCCTGGCAGCAGTGACTTTGGAGCCCAGGGGAGGAGGCCCCCTGCAGGCCAGGACAGGGAAGTCCCTGCCCGAGGGGGGCAGGAGCACCATCGGGCCCGGCCCAGGATGCCCCCTCTCCCCATCCGCTGGGTCCAGTTTCCCCTGGACTCCAGGACCCAGGGGATGCCTGTGTGCTGGGCGTCAGTGGGAAGCACCCAGTCGCCAAACGAGTCAAGCCCTCGTTTCCGGGCTCGTTTATTCTCTGGGAGAGGAGCTCAGGCCTGTCCTGGCTTAGCACCTGTTGGCAGGTGTCCAtgctggtgggagtgggggacgTGCTCAGGGCCTGAGCCCCCAGCTAGGAGGGTCTCGGAGCCCCTCTGAAGGCAGCCTTGCTGGGTCTCGGAGCCCCCCTGAAGGCAGCCTTGCTGGTGAGCCTCCTTACACCCCACACGATGCACATCCGATGATAACCTGTCACGCTCCGCGGGCGGACTACCCCACTGAGGATGCAGACGTGTGGCCGGGACTCTGGCCAGTCAACATTTCCCAGCTGACCGTTCCCGGCAGCCTTCTGCTGACACAGGACGTCAGACCCAGACCTGACCCTGGATTTGCCAAATGGCTTTTATACAAAGCCTGGCCATCCCACCTGCACGCCGGCTCGTGGGGATCCAGACACATAAAAGGTCAGAGGCCCTTGTGACTCCAGCTTTTGCCCACATCCCTAGATCCAAAACCCAAGTCCCCTAAGCCACGCAAGGAGCCCTGAGAGAAGTGTTATTTCGAAGTATATTTTAAGGCTGAACTGCCTTTCAGACCGGGCACAGTGGCACCCGCGACAGCCCCCTGGGTTGGCCCGGGTTTCAGGGACATGCCAAGGCGGGCTGTCCCGTCACCAGGGGCTCAGCTCGTTCTGAGCGCAGTTCCTGCTCGTGCCCTGGGTCAGGCTTATCGATGAGGTTCGGGGAAGGAGACTTACCCTCTAGGGGACACTGGTCCTCCCAGAAAGGTCCCTCCTGCAGGTCCCCGCCGAGCAGCTCCTGCAACAGCAACAGGACAGCCGGATGACACAGCTCAGCAGCAGAGACCCAGGCACGAGCCCTGGGCACCCGCACTGGACGCCAGCCTCCCGGGCTGTCATATGCTTTCGGCTGAGAGATATGACCTCTCCACACCTCACTGAGCCTCAGATTTTAGaaagcaacccccaccccccggggtcATCCGGATGCGACTGCACCGTGTCCGGAAGACGCGGCTGCCTGTGCGCGCAGCGGCCGCCGTAGAATGCGCCCCGCGTGCCCGGGTCGAGTGGCATGGCCTTTGCCTGAGCCCGCAGCATAGCCTTTGCCGTCAGAGGACAGCCCGGCACCGGTGCCGGGCTGCCCTCCCCCTCGGCTGCCAGggcccggggcggcggcggcggggagggcGTTCGGGGCAGCCGGACGGCGTGAGAGGACCTCGTGGCCCATCTCAAGGCCAGTTACggaaaaatggggaaagagcCTCAGCACATCCGAGCGGCTTCGGCAGGAAAGCTACCGAATGGAAGTTCGGGGAGTTGCATAAATAATTCACAGAAGCAAACAACGTGGAGAAAGAAACACCAGACGTGACCGGGGAAGCCTCCTTGAATCGAAAGGGCCCCAAGATGGTGTGGAAACCGGCCACCCCAGGAACCGGCGAACCTCCCAGGGGCCTTGGTGGGGAAGTGACGATTCTTGTCCCTGCGACTGGTGATTTCAGACAGATTCGTCCCCGTTACACAGACGCCCTTAAATCTGTGCTGCTTTGGCtgaagaggggggcagagggctTGGATTGGGACGCATCAAACCCACCGCAGCCCCTGGCCAGATGTGCTGCGGGCCCTGCCCAGGGGGCCCCAAGGGGCCGAATCCCAGATGGCGGGGTCCCATCAAGAAGAGGGCGTAACCATCTGCCCCTCTGGGAGTCCCAGCAAGGGCCCACCTCCCACAGCAGTGCCCTCCCCAGCCCGCCAgggtgcccccacccctgccagggcGGCGACAGCCTGCCCACACCCTTCGCTCCCCGCCAGAGGCCACGCCTCTTGCCGAGACCACCCCCAGCTCAGACTCCTACGCTCCTCGTCCTCCCTAGCAAGTGGCCCCTCACCGGACAGGCCCTGGAGGAGGCCAGGAGAACCCAGATCCTCAGGGGAGGCCTGCCAGATGCCCCCGCCGCTGCCCATGGGTGCAGAGACACTGGGAGCTTGGACGAAAAAAGTAAGCTTCCGGCCTCCCCTGAAAAGCCAGAAGGTCCAGCCACGTGTTCCCAAGGATCCCCAGGACCCTCCGCCCCTGGGGATACCCCCacgccatcccccacccctggggaACGCCCacgccatcccccacccctggggaACCCCCacgccatcccccacccctggggaACCCCCACGCCATCCTCCACCCCTGGGGAACCCCCacgccatcccccacccctggggaTACCCCCacgccatcccccacccctggggaACCCTCacgccatcccccacccctggggaACCCCcacaccatcccccacccctggggaAACCCCCatgccatcccccacccctggggaACCCCCacgccatcccccacccctggggaACCCCCacgccatcccccacccctggggaACCCCCacgccatcccccacccctggggaACCCTCacgccatcccccacccctggggaACCCCCacgccatcccccacccctggggaTACCCCCACGCCATCTCCCACCCCTGGGGAACCCCCacgccatcccccacccctgggggGACCTCTCTCAGGCATCCTTCTCCTGTGGGGGAGCCCCACGCCACCAGAACTGTGGCCACGCCGGGCCAGCCACCCCGTGGTGTTAGGTCTGAGAGGTCACGTGCACGTCCTGGCCGGGACCAGCTCCTGTCAAGGCCATGTGGGTGTGGGGGCTTGGGGTTATGCAAACGATCCCCCCAGGAGGAGTCTACTTTTCAGATTTCAGCGTCTGTCTTTCCTGGAAACCCATTTCTCTCACCCCTGGAAATACCCTGAGGCAAACCGCTTTTCTAAGACCTCTTCCTTCTCAACCCACTAAAGCGTGGGCTCAAAAACTGCTCTCTGTGGAATAATGCTGAGCATTCTGGAAGGATCTCATGGGTCTGCTGGAAACACAAGGCCACGGTGAGAACATCCCGAGCACAAAGGGGAGGCTCGGCTTCCGCCTCAAAGCCAGGCTGCGACCGGAAACGGGGGGCAGGTCGGCTGGAAGGGACAGCTGTGTGTTTGCTCCCCAAGACAACACTCGGCCTGCCTGAGAGATGGGCTCTCCCCCAGATGCTCGCTGTGTGTCGAGTCCAGAGGAGTGACAGCAAGGACCTGAGCACGTTCTGTCGTGACAAGAATTCAGCATCTCCACGGAGGGCTGGGCTGCTGGGACCCACGGTGAGCGGTGGGCGCGTGCCTCCCTCCACCTCGCCCCTGCCAGCTGCTGCCCTGTGAGCTGCCCCTTCTTCTGTGTTAAAAAAATGCAGAACTAggggcagccgggtggctcagtcggttgggcgtccgacttcagctcaggtcatgatctcacagcttgtgagtgtgagccccacatcggactctgtgctg
Coding sequences:
- the NKD2 gene encoding protein naked cuticle homolog 2, which translates into the protein MGKCQSKRGERGHSPAPRGPPRPGRAAAPQRESPEGDSFAVSAYASGHKGAEEAERRVGGRQELLGGDLQEGPFWEDQCPLEVAVTPEKAEGRGSAGQLFGVLDGEKAASREGPRGLGKRHLNTDALQCDVSVKEDNHQEWTFTFYGFDNNGIATREDVSSLMHTICEAVGASVSHSSGSSRTLRVQLTVGPESSSKRRESPPPGQDREPTHCRAEGELSEDPRGSARVRRPGADPHPCCARGPCRVDENTERRNHYLDLAGIENYTSKFGPGSPPAPAKQEHQGKAVHPQSRSHSQEADAHDAHHRRSQPLADQPPPAADPARALDAQPRLKGQDKQPLRSPKGSGRPPGAPGGGKPGRAFGSHLPAAPAPAPQDGQPPPQPYGHKRYRQRGREGHSPPKAVPEHEGVRGPPPPLVGEGCAVPAVQRHEHHHHHEHHHHHHHHHPS